The genome window AACTTCTGATTCACAAACTTCCCTTCCAGCATCTGGCACGGAAAATTGCTCAAGACTTCAAAACAGATCTGCGCTTCCGGAGTGCAGCTACTGGTGCTTtgcaggaggaaactgagatctATCTGGCTGGGCTTTTTGAAGACACCAACCTGTGTGCTATCCATGCCAAACGTGTAACAATTATGCCAAGCGACATCCGGCTAGCACGCCACATACATGGAAAACACCCTTAAGAATCCACTCTGATGGGACATAGttcattcttgaaaaaaaaatttctcttcttcctgttaTTGGTAGTTCTGaacattagattttttttccccatggggTCAAAAGGTACCTAAGTATATGATTGAAGGTGGAAAAACAGGGGACAGAAATCAGGTATTGgcaatttttccattttcatttgtgtgtgaatttttaatataaatgcgGGGACCTAAAGCATTAATGCAAGTCAAAATGTTTCAGTAAACAAGTTTCAGCAGTTCAAttttataacaattatatataaacCTGTTAAATTTTTCtggacaatgaaaaaaaatacaggcaccccaaagttcatagcagcattatttacagtagcaaagacatggaagcaacctaaatgtccatccacagatgaataaagaaaatgtggtacatatacacacaatggaatattactcagccgttaaaaaaaaatgaaataatgccatgtttggcaacatggatggacctagagattatcatactaagtgaagtcaaaaagagaaagacaaataccacatgatatcatttacacatggaatctaaaatatgataccaatgaacttatttacaaaacagaaaaagactcacagatataaaaaacaaatttgtggttaccaaaagggaaagggggtggaggagggataaataaggagtttgggattagcagatacaaactactatatataaaacagataaacagggtacttccctggtggtccagtggttgagaatccgccttccaatgcaggggacacgggttcgatccctggttggggaactaataagATCCCGGAGGCTGCGGGTTAACTAAGCCTGCAtggtgcaactactgagcccacgcactctggagcccacgcgccacaactagagagaagcccgcatgccacaacgaagagcccactcaccacaatgaaagatcctgcgtgccacaactaaaacctgacacagccaaattaaaacaaaaaacaaaacagataaacaacacggtcctactgtatagcacacaaaactatactcagtatcctgtagtaaaccataatggaaaagaaaaaaaaacaactataatggGATTCCTCAAGAAGTGATGAGCTTCCCAGCAATGGAagtattcaaaaataatttaaatcagctgtccccaacctttttggcaccagggaccagtttcatggaagacaatttttccacgaaaGGAAGGTGGCGGGGGGagagttcaggcggtaatgcgagcgatggtgAGCAGCAGATGAAGGTTCGCTCGCTCgcttgcccgctgctcacctcctgttgtgcggcccggttcctaacaggccgcagactggtaccagtccgcggccggggggttggggacccctgatttaaATGATCATCTGTCCGGGGACCATATAAAGCAATTCTGTAACTGAACGGAAGTCTGGAGACAAGGAGATTGATTGTATTACCTCAAAGGCCCTTTCCAATTCCAAGTGTCTGTCATtctattaaataaaacaaaaacaaggcaaacaaataaacaaaacaaaacccactaaTAAATAACTAATGAGTTTTCCCTCTGCATTTTTTTTCAAGGTCCGACCAAGAAGCCAGTACAACTTAGTGGGTTTGATACCACTTTCCACTTAAGTAAAtgtggacaaattacttaactctATTTGCCTCACTCTTATTGTCTGTAAATTTAGAACAATAATAGTACCCATCTCATAAGATtactatgaagattaaataatatgatactttataaagtacttaaaacagtgcctaaCAAAGAAAGTGTATACAACTAGCAGGTAGCTGTGGTGAATGGGAGTGGGGGTGGAAAGTGAAACCTAAATGTGCTGCTTGTTCTAGTTATCTGTTCCCAACCCTCAACCAAAGCAATCCTGGCTGCTGCTGGCCAGTGGCTAGGTTCCCTTGGCAACCAGCCTCAAAAAAGAGCCCAGATCAACCTTCTTCAGGAAGGCAGCTCATTCTCTGCCCTGAAATCTATCATCTTCCTTTGCACAAAGCAGGCTCCCTAAAACCTCACAAATACCAATGCTCCAGATCAAGGAGCTGAGCAGGTATTATCCTCCTCACTTCATATGATCAATTACAGAATATCAGAGTTAGAAGGACCATCTCAGAGACCATGTAGAGCAACCCCTTTGTTTAACAAATGAGGACAACAGGCTGAGAAAAGTGAAGTCCTAGATGTGGCAAGTTGGTGGCAGGGTCAAGACAAGATCGCAGGCCTCCTCATTCCTAGCCCAGTAAAGTTGTCCCATTTTTCAGTAGGACTGGCCCTACTAAGTCCCATGCTACTGACCCATACTACGTACTTTACACAGGTAGAAGAGAAATAGAAGCAGTAGAGTGCagaggttaagagcatggactctggagccagactgcttattcaaatcccagctctagggggacttcctggtggtccagcagttaagactccgtgctcccaatgcaggggacccgggttcaatccctggtcagggaactagatcccacatgctgcaactaagacccggcgcagcatgcatgcatgcatacatatgtaaataaataaataaatattttttaaaaaaaatcccagctctaccacttactgtgactttaagcaagtttcctaacctctctgtttctataaaataggaataagagTTACTACCTTATAGTTATTTTAAGGATAtgatgagataatccatgtaaaatgCATGGCGCACAGAAAGTGCTCAATGTGTATACTGCTTCCTCTGTTTCTCATCATTACCAGTTGCATTAAGAAGAAAGACAATCATAATAACAAATGAGACGAGACAGGCTCCTACTTCTGGTCCAAAGAGCACTGGGAAGAACAAAGGTATTTGCTTAGCTCCATTTCCTGGTCCTGGCCAGGAACACCCAATCCCTAGCAGGGGAAGACTACAACTAATCCATCACTCATTCATTTCTTTGGATCTAGGAAAGATTCAACTCAGAGAATAACCAAGTACATGTTATAGTGACAAGATATTTAAGATCACAGATAAAAGTTAGGGAGGTCCAAACCCAAAATGCAATTCTTGTGGGTCCAGTCTCTTCCTCTTAACCCACGACGGGTGGTATAGTGTAAAGGTTAAGAACAAGAGCTCTGGAGTCTGACAGCCTGAAATGCAAATTCCTGTTCCATCATTTATTTGCTGTACCACTTAAGCAAATTACCTTACCTCTCTCTAAGcctttatttctccatctgttaaaTGAGAATAACAGCTATTTTGATTATGATAACAGCTGACATCTGGTGAGCACtctctatgtgccaagcactacaTTAAGCACTTTACATGGCTTACATTACTTAATCATCACAAACACCTGATGAGGCTGGTACCTTagtaccctcattttacagatgaggaaaatgaggcacagtcTTCTTATTCAAGGCCACATGGCTAGTTACTGGCAAAGTTGAGATGTCAGTACAGGAGGTCTGACCTCAGAGTCTATGCTCCCTCCTCCTACGCTGCTCTACTTCTCATAGCACCAGCTTCATATGGTTGTTACGTTGTTAAAATAAGCCAAtccatataaagtgcttagtgcAGGGCCTTGTTCATCAAGGTAGGTTCACCATTACCATTATTGCCGTTGttgtcattatcatcatcatcaatccCTTTGAGACTCTCAAATACTACTACCTCCTGAGTTCTAATTTCACgtaaagggaaatggctgctttccTACCTAGATACCAACCAGCTCACTGGGCAGCCTGCAGTGAGGTTCTAGTATTTCATCTCCCTCATGTAATACAGCAGTAAGTATCTGGCTGGAGAGGCAaggaaatattttctataaacCTGCTACTCTATAAAAAACAATATATtaaagtctgtttttaaaaaataaaatcttcactACTCTCATTAGAAAAGAAACATATgcttattatatttttcaaaataaagcacagatcggacttccctggtggtccagtgattaagaatccgccttccaatgcaggagacgcgggttcgatccctggttgggaaactaagatcccacatggcgcagggcaactaagcccacgcgccacaactagagagcccgcgtgccccaactacagagcccacgtgctctgga of Eschrichtius robustus isolate mEscRob2 chromosome 15, mEscRob2.pri, whole genome shotgun sequence contains these proteins:
- the LOC137777698 gene encoding histone H3.3-like, with translation MARTKRAAYKSTGGKAPRKKLATKAARKSVPSTGRLKKPQRYRPGTMALREIRRCHKCTELLIHKLPFQHLARKIAQDFKTDLRFRSAATGALQEETEIYLAGLFEDTNLCAIHAKRVTIMPSDIRLARHIHGKHP